From Cervus canadensis isolate Bull #8, Minnesota chromosome 28, ASM1932006v1, whole genome shotgun sequence, one genomic window encodes:
- the COL21A1 gene encoding collagen alpha-1(XXI) chain isoform X3: protein MARQVSLEPQDLREIKVNLDFKGCLGLLVSRENQELWVPQENQDTWVYLEFKGKRGTKEVKVKGVFRVKREKVEDQGFQDHREFKAITVQKERGEKGEPGARGATGAKGESGVDGLMGPPGPQGPPGDPGPPGTPGLDGKPGREFSEQFIRQVCTDVLRAHLPVLLQSGRIQSCDHCQSQHGSPGIPGPPGPMGPEGPRGFPGLPGRDGVPGLMGAPGRPGAKGLKGLPGRNGAKGSQGLGYPGAQGPPGPPGPEGPPGISKEGPPGDPGLPGKDGDHGKPGIQGQPGPPGICDPSLCFSVIVGRDPFRKGPNY, encoded by the exons ATGGCTCGCCAGGTCAGCCTGGAGCCCCAGGATCTaag GGAAATAAAGGTGAACCTGGACTTCAAGGGCTGCCTGGGGCTTCTGGTCTCAAG GGAGAACCAGGAGCTGTGGGTCCCCCAGGAGAACCAGGATACCTGGGTTTACCTGGAATTCAAGGGAAAAAG GGGGACAAAGGAAGTCAAGGTGAAAGGGGTATTCAG GGTCAAAAGGGAGAAAGTGGAAGACCAGGGATTCCAGGATcacag GGAATTCAAGGCCATCACGGTGCAAAAGGAGAG AGGTGAAAAGGGAGAGCCTGGTGCTAGAGGCGCCACTGGAGCCAAAGGAGAGTCTGGGGTGGACGGTCTGATGGGGCCCCCGGGCCCCCAGGGGCCACCTGGGGATCCAGGTCCTCCGGGCACCCCAGGACTGGATGGGAAACCC GGGAGAGAATTTTCAGAACAGTTTATTCGACAAGTTTGCACTGATGTATTAAGAG cCCATTTACCTGTCTTACTTCAAAGTGGAAGAATTCAAAGCTGTGATCATTGCCAGTCCCAGCACGGCTCCCCTGGTATTCCAGGGCCACCTGGTCCCATGGGCCCAGAAGGTCCCCGAGGATTCCCTGGTTTGCCAGGAAGAGATGGTGTTCCTGGATTAATGGGAGCTCCAGGACGCCCAGGTGCCAAAGGATTAAAAG GCCTCCCTGGACGGAATGGGGCGAAGGGGAGCCAAGGACTTGGGTACCCTGGAGCACAAGGTCCTCCTGGTCCCCCAG GTCCAGAGGGCCCCCCTGGAATAAGCAAAGAAGGTCCTCCTGGAGACCCAGGCCTCCCCGGTAAAGATGGAGACCATGGAAAACCCGGAATCCAAGGACAGCCAGGCCCCCCGGGCATCTGTGATCCGTCGCTGTGTTTTAGTGTCATCGTTGGAAGAGATCCCTTTAGAAAAGGACCAAACTATTAG